The following coding sequences are from one Chaetodon trifascialis isolate fChaTrf1 chromosome 24, fChaTrf1.hap1, whole genome shotgun sequence window:
- the mbd5 gene encoding methyl-CpG-binding domain protein 5 isoform X3 — protein sequence MNGGKDCEAGDERQAVPVQVPIGWQRKAEHGGGVVYISPSGSLLSSLEQVKTYLLTDGTCKCGLECPLILHKVFNFDPGAAVKQRTAEDVKADEDVTKLCIHKRKLLAVATLHKSMETHPPLTLTSPGGGTSSVVTAHSTTQRAIRTKPHDGLPNAVGPDCKNPFKMMMAAGQQQQQQRLYPPQEMGGAQQPELYSGYPRPQRLGSGEPGPKSPYQVGYGGMLSPPPSSAKLYGDGSQSPSADTLGSPEGFPRTNPCGFPGAGSPGSASIHGNTRTPLSPPSVMLHGSPVGQPSCAMTGRTSTPLSPTATAKSPVMNMNMPRGNFPPGMDMPRAAFHHKTQPPVHPVPPPPSIPPSCALQKRQLTSEKDPLGILDPIPNKPVSQPPTNTPNPSNFQPNIHSQVPMMNVNIPPPAIVPLPSNLPLPTVKPGPVGHGGHVQRTQQGGPVSSMSPSPVTSPVHMAGPALGRMEASPHRSRSSSTSSDHGNFAMPSGHQAPCGTMKVPPRSPRSAMGSPRPAMPSSPSTNKTDTLHQYKDSQLLPGMGNSIGTQQHSNPMYSPTPSSSSSSSLATPSVSQKGHPGLLGMPLNQILNQQNAASFPASSLLSAAAKAQLANQNKLSAAGNSTAGMAGGGVGMAGMGAGGGGNGGSSGHPGSMSGPRGMEGHSTLNPMLPPNSTMLLNTPEGQSGRAALRDKLMAQQRDPMRKRRQSSGSAAVNHDNSNNMVYNMLNKRGMGGPHMPGPSATEQLRKVGRLGNLPPNTSMAQLLQSMSCQSSHNLAGNSHRPGLSPGPGPGPQGAAQLHYNDSTGMVPGGPQQNLLAQQRLRGPGDAMQHCQNMDTSGGHLASRPGQFPDMMAQMQASSMSNCGPMGPGGGPVGPDGMPLGRPNTNPPPLSHPGPHPSQQNLLHGMGRANMPVMPHGGGDGSCAQTISDTGNGSSLGCGMGGLQPHVNAGGGQMYQQQVHQGMQQGVASHPAYQGQQHFSDNPPYTDSNNANAGSMACLYQNYQQGMLSHPQFGEGQQPQGEGLQTGSDRGPGGGPESVDAIYRAVVDAASKGMHVTITTTVSGTTQASPVPALSAMSAFTASIGEPVNLPKAVSTVLHGHQEGEVLSQQARPRQVRLGRGQKNMDPGKSTPDSHEANDYFRSPGRGTPRGQWDGETQHGGGFDTHSNNSAWGGEEFLECSTQVRSSPCMERPASLAPAPPCPTEGSNDHGLAMAHDKAFLDDGYRFNNCSRTPANYKERLEQTVERCAHINGATPHFNTRGYGEVLGPPRQELTGDDQSPSSSTSLEGPLATAKDYSHYNGHFNGMAPSPSDTKSLSSEEDLRQPDSPSSELLHYRSRTFNMGELVWGQLKGFPSWPAKLAGDEQVHSAAMQLREQAKVEPEKLKTLTHDLEALDRAAKRGLKPGKLNNHLEAAIHEAMSELDKMSGTIPSRDRQVKLPKPKRRKISR from the exons GTGTTCAACTTCGACCCAGGGGCAGCCGTCAAGCAGAGAACGGCGGAAGACGTGAAAGCAGATGAAGACGTCACCAAACTCTGCATTCACAAGAGGAAGCTTCTGGCTGTGGCCACACTGCACAAGAGCATGGAGACGCACCCACCTCTGACGCTGACCAGTCCAGGGGGAG GTACATCATCTGTGGTCACAGCGCATTCCACGACTCAACGAGCAATAAGGACTAAACCCCACGATGGCCTGCCCAATGCTGTTGGTCCAGACTGCAAGAATCCTTTTAAGATGATGATGGCAGCTggtcaacagcagcagcagcaaaggctgTATCCACCCCAGGAGATGGGTGGAGCCCAGCAGCCAGAGCTCTACTCTGGGTACCCCAGGCCCCAAAGGCTGGGCAGTGGGGAGCCAGGCCCCAAATCCCCTTACCAGGTTGGTTATGGAGGCATGCTGAGCCCACCTCCCTCCAGTGCCAAGCTGTATGGAGATGGCTCACAGTCTCCCAGTGCAGACACTCTAGGCAGCCCTGAGGGCTTTCCAAGGACCAATCCTTGTGGGTTTCCTGGAGCCGGCAGTCCTGGCTCAGCCTCCATCCATGGCAACACTAGGACACCTCTTTCCCCACCCAGTGTAATGCTCCATGGCTCCCCCGTGGGCCAGCCATCCTGCGCCATGACAGGGAGGACTAGCACGCCCCTTTCTCCGACGGCCACTGCCAAAAGCCCTgtcatgaacatgaacatgccACGGGGGAACTTCCCCCCTGGTATGGATATGCCCCGTGCAGCGTTTCACCATAAAACACAGCCCCCTGTGCATCCCGTACCGCCTCCTCCATCCATACCACCATCCTGTGCCCTTCAGAAAAGGCAGTTGACCTCTGAAAAAGACCCCTTAGGCATCCTGGACCCCATCCCCAACAAGCCAGTCAGCCAGCCCCCCACCAATACCCCAAACCCCTCCAACTTCCAGCCTAACATCCACTCTCAGGTACCAATGATGAATGTAAACATACCCCCTCCCGCCATCGTTCCTTTGCCAAGCAACTTACCCTTACCCACagtgaaacctgggcctgtgGGTCATGGTGGCCATGTTCAAAGGACTCAACAGGGTGGTCCGGTTTCCTCCATGTCCCCCTCCCCTGTCACTTCCCCTGTCCACATGGCCGGGCCTGCCCTTGGGAGAATGGAGGCCTCTCCTCATCGCTCACGCTCgtcctccacttcctctgacCATGGGAACTTTGCAATGCCTTCAGGGCACCAGGCCCCATGTGGCACCATGAAGGTCCCTCCTCGTTCCCCCAGGTCGGCTATGGGGTCTCCCAGGCCGGCCATGCCCTCCAGCCCCTCCACCAACAAAACTGACACACTCCACCAGTACAAAGACTCCCAGCTGCTGCCCGGGATGGGAAACTCGATTGGcacccagcagcacagcaacCCCATGTACTCACCCACTCCTTCCTCGTCGTCATCCTCTTCTCTGGCAACCCCCAGCGTTTCTCAGAAGGGCCACCCAGGACTCCTGGGGATGCCCCTCAATCAGATCCTCAACCAACAGAATGCCGCTTCCTTCCCCGCCAGCAGTCTATTGTCAGCCGCAGCCAAAGCACAGCTagcaaatcaaaacaaactcaGCGCTGCTGGCAACAGCACTGCTGGCAtggctggtggtggtgttggtatGGCAGGCATGggggcaggtggaggaggtaaTGGAGGAAGTAGTGGACACCCCGGCTCTATGAGCGGCCCTCGAGGCATGGAAGGACACAGCACTTTAAACCCAATGCTCCCGCCAAACTCCACCATGCTGCTCAACACTCCAGAGGGCCAGAGTGGTCGGGCAGCTCTTAGAGACAAGCTCATGGCCCAGCAGAGGGACCCCATGCGCAAACGGAGGCAGTCATCTGGCAGTGCTGCTGTAAACCACGACAACAGTAACAACATGGTCTACAACATGCTCAACAAGCGAGGCATGGGAGGACCCCACATGCCGGGGCCCAGTGCCACTGAGCAGCTGCGCAAAGTGGGCCGCCTCGGAAACCTTCCCCCAAACACCTCCATGGCTCAGCTTCTCCAGTCCATGAGCTGCCAGAGCTCACACAACCTGGCTGGGAACAGCCATCGTCCAGGTCTTAGCCCCGGCCCAGGGCCTGGTCCTCAaggagctgcacagctgcactaCAACGACAGCACAGGTATGGTTCCTGGTGGCCCTCAGCAGAATCTCTTAGCTCAGCAGAGGCTGCGGGGTCCAGGAGATGCCATGCAGCACTGCCAGAACATGGACACCTCTGGGGGCCATCTGGCCTCTCGTCCAGGCCAGTTCCCTGACATGATGGCCCAGATGCAGGCGTCCTCCATGAGTAACTGTGGGCCTATGGGGCCAGGAGGTGGACCGGTGGGTCCTGATGGCATGCCGCTGGGACGCCCCAACACTAACCCCCCACCGCTGTCCCATCCAGGCCCTCATCCCTCACAGCAGAACCTCCTTCACGGTATGGGGCGGGCGAACATGCCGGTGATGCCGCATGGAGGTGGTGATGGAAGCTGTGCACAAACCATCTCTGATACAG GCAACGGCTCATCCCTTGGCTGTGGCATGGGTGGGCTGCAGCCACACGTTAACGCCGGTGGAGGTCAGATGTACCAACAGCAGGTCCACCAGGGCATGCAGCAGGGAGTGGCCTCCCACCCAGCCTACCAGGGACAGCAGCACTTCTCTGACAACCCACCCTACACAGACAGCAACAACGCCAACGCTGGCTCCATGGCCTGCCTCTACCAGAACTACCAG CAGGGGATGTTGTCGCACCCACAGTTCGGGGAGGGGCAACAGCCCCAGGGTGAGGGGCTTCAAACAGGCTCTGACAGGGGCCCTGGCGGAGGCCCAGAGTCGGTGGACGCCATCTACAGAGCCGTGGTGGACGCCGCCAGCAAGGGCATGCACGTCACCATAACCACCACAGTGAGCGGGACCACACAGGCGAGTCCGGTGCCTGCCCTCAGTGCCATGAGTGCCTTCACTGCCTCTATAGGGGAGCCCGTCAACCTCCCGAAAGCAGTTAGCACAGTTCTGCACGGGCACCAGGAAGGGGAGGTGTTATCCCAGCAAGCCAGGCCGAGGCAGGTGAGGCTGGGACGGGGTCAGAAGAACATGGATCCAGGGAAGAGCACTCCAGACAGCCACGAAGCCAACGACTACTTCCGCTCTCCTGGCCGTGGGACTCCGAGGGGGCAGTGGGACGGGGAGACGCAGCACGGCGGAGGCTTCGACACTCACAGCAATAACAGCGCTTGGGGTGGTGAGGAGTTTCTGGAGTGCTCTACCCAAGTGAGGAGTAGTCCCTGCATGGAGCGACCCGCCAGCCTGGCCCCCGCCCCACCCTGCCCCACTGAGGGGTCCAATGACCATGGCCTGGCCATGGCGCACGACAAGGCCTTTCTCGACGATGGCTATCGCTTCAACAACTGCAGCCGGACACCTGCAAACTACAAGGAGCGTCTGGAGCAAACGGTGGAGCGCTGCGCCCACATCAACGGCGCCACCCCCCACTTTAACACTCGAGGTTACGGAGAAGTCCTGGGCCCCCCACGACAGGAACTGACGGGGGACGACCAGTCgcccagctcctccaccagcctgGAGGGACCTCTGGCCACAGCCAAAGACTACAGCCACTACAACGGCCACTTCAACGGCATGGCGCCCAGCCCCTCGGACACAAAGAGCCTGAGCAGCGAGGAGGACCTGCGACAGCCGGACTCGCCCTCCTCGGAACTGCTTCACTACCGGTCCAGGACCTTCAACATGGGAGAGCTGGTCTGGGGCCAGCTGAAGGGCTTCCCGTCCTGGCCTGCCAAGCTGGCCGGGGACGAACAAGTGCACAGCGCTGCTATGCAGCTGAGGGAGCAGGCCAAG GTAGAGCCAGAGAAGTTAAAAACACTAACTCACGACTTAGAGGCACTTGACCGAGCCGCCAAAAGAGGCCTGAA ACCGGGGAAACTGAATAATCACTTGGAAGCTGCTATCCACGAGGCCATGAGTGAGCTGGATAAGATGTCGGGCACA ATCCCGTCCAGGGATCGTCAGGTGAAGCTCCCCAAGCCTAAGAGGAGGAAGATATCCAGATAA
- the mbd5 gene encoding methyl-CpG-binding domain protein 5 isoform X2, which yields MNGGKDCEAGDERQAVPVQVPIGWQRKAEHGGGVVYISPSGSLLSSLEQVKTYLLTDGTCKCGLECPLILHKVFNFDPGAAVKQRTAEDVKADEDVTKLCIHKRKLLAVATLHKSMETHPPLTLTSPGGGTSSVVTAHSTTQRAIRTKPHDGLPNAVGPDCKNPFKMMMAAGQQQQQQRLYPPQEMGGAQQPELYSGYPRPQRLGSGEPGPKSPYQVGYGGMLSPPPSSAKLYGDGSQSPSADTLGSPEGFPRTNPCGFPGAGSPGSASIHGNTRTPLSPPSVMLHGSPVGQPSCAMTGRTSTPLSPTATAKSPVMNMNMPRGNFPPGMDMPRAAFHHKTQPPVHPVPPPPSIPPSCALQKRQLTSEKDPLGILDPIPNKPVSQPPTNTPNPSNFQPNIHSQVPMMNVNIPPPAIVPLPSNLPLPTVKPGPVGHGGHVQRTQQGGPVSSMSPSPVTSPVHMAGPALGRMEASPHRSRSSSTSSDHGNFAMPSGHQAPCGTMKVPPRSPRSAMGSPRPAMPSSPSTNKTDTLHQYKDSQLLPGMGNSIGTQQHSNPMYSPTPSSSSSSSLATPSVSQKGHPGLLGMPLNQILNQQNAASFPASSLLSAAAKAQLANQNKLSAAGNSTAGMAGGGVGMAGMGAGGGGNGGSSGHPGSMSGPRGMEGHSTLNPMLPPNSTMLLNTPEGQSGRAALRDKLMAQQRDPMRKRRQSSGSAAVNHDNSNNMVYNMLNKRGMGGPHMPGPSATEQLRKVGRLGNLPPNTSMAQLLQSMSCQSSHNLAGNSHRPGLSPGPGPGPQGAAQLHYNDSTGMVPGGPQQNLLAQQRLRGPGDAMQHCQNMDTSGGHLASRPGQFPDMMAQMQASSMSNCGPMGPGGGPVGPDGMPLGRPNTNPPPLSHPGPHPSQQNLLHGMGRANMPVMPHGGGDGSCAQTISDTGNGSSLGCGMGGLQPHVNAGGGQMYQQQVHQGMQQGVASHPAYQGQQHFSDNPPYTDSNNANAGSMACLYQNYQGMLSHPQFGEGQQPQGEGLQTGSDRGPGGGPESVDAIYRAVVDAASKGMHVTITTTVSGTTQASPVPALSAMSAFTASIGEPVNLPKAVSTVLHGHQEGEVLSQQARPRQVRLGRGQKNMDPGKSTPDSHEANDYFRSPGRGTPRGQWDGETQHGGGFDTHSNNSAWGGEEFLECSTQVRSSPCMERPASLAPAPPCPTEGSNDHGLAMAHDKAFLDDGYRFNNCSRTPANYKERLEQTVERCAHINGATPHFNTRGYGEVLGPPRQELTGDDQSPSSSTSLEGPLATAKDYSHYNGHFNGMAPSPSDTKSLSSEEDLRQPDSPSSELLHYRSRTFNMGELVWGQLKGFPSWPAKLAGDEQVHSAAMQLREQAKVEPEKLKTLTHDLEALDRAAKRGLNRPGKLNNHLEAAIHEAMSELDKMSGTIPSRDRQVKLPKPKRRKISR from the exons GTGTTCAACTTCGACCCAGGGGCAGCCGTCAAGCAGAGAACGGCGGAAGACGTGAAAGCAGATGAAGACGTCACCAAACTCTGCATTCACAAGAGGAAGCTTCTGGCTGTGGCCACACTGCACAAGAGCATGGAGACGCACCCACCTCTGACGCTGACCAGTCCAGGGGGAG GTACATCATCTGTGGTCACAGCGCATTCCACGACTCAACGAGCAATAAGGACTAAACCCCACGATGGCCTGCCCAATGCTGTTGGTCCAGACTGCAAGAATCCTTTTAAGATGATGATGGCAGCTggtcaacagcagcagcagcaaaggctgTATCCACCCCAGGAGATGGGTGGAGCCCAGCAGCCAGAGCTCTACTCTGGGTACCCCAGGCCCCAAAGGCTGGGCAGTGGGGAGCCAGGCCCCAAATCCCCTTACCAGGTTGGTTATGGAGGCATGCTGAGCCCACCTCCCTCCAGTGCCAAGCTGTATGGAGATGGCTCACAGTCTCCCAGTGCAGACACTCTAGGCAGCCCTGAGGGCTTTCCAAGGACCAATCCTTGTGGGTTTCCTGGAGCCGGCAGTCCTGGCTCAGCCTCCATCCATGGCAACACTAGGACACCTCTTTCCCCACCCAGTGTAATGCTCCATGGCTCCCCCGTGGGCCAGCCATCCTGCGCCATGACAGGGAGGACTAGCACGCCCCTTTCTCCGACGGCCACTGCCAAAAGCCCTgtcatgaacatgaacatgccACGGGGGAACTTCCCCCCTGGTATGGATATGCCCCGTGCAGCGTTTCACCATAAAACACAGCCCCCTGTGCATCCCGTACCGCCTCCTCCATCCATACCACCATCCTGTGCCCTTCAGAAAAGGCAGTTGACCTCTGAAAAAGACCCCTTAGGCATCCTGGACCCCATCCCCAACAAGCCAGTCAGCCAGCCCCCCACCAATACCCCAAACCCCTCCAACTTCCAGCCTAACATCCACTCTCAGGTACCAATGATGAATGTAAACATACCCCCTCCCGCCATCGTTCCTTTGCCAAGCAACTTACCCTTACCCACagtgaaacctgggcctgtgGGTCATGGTGGCCATGTTCAAAGGACTCAACAGGGTGGTCCGGTTTCCTCCATGTCCCCCTCCCCTGTCACTTCCCCTGTCCACATGGCCGGGCCTGCCCTTGGGAGAATGGAGGCCTCTCCTCATCGCTCACGCTCgtcctccacttcctctgacCATGGGAACTTTGCAATGCCTTCAGGGCACCAGGCCCCATGTGGCACCATGAAGGTCCCTCCTCGTTCCCCCAGGTCGGCTATGGGGTCTCCCAGGCCGGCCATGCCCTCCAGCCCCTCCACCAACAAAACTGACACACTCCACCAGTACAAAGACTCCCAGCTGCTGCCCGGGATGGGAAACTCGATTGGcacccagcagcacagcaacCCCATGTACTCACCCACTCCTTCCTCGTCGTCATCCTCTTCTCTGGCAACCCCCAGCGTTTCTCAGAAGGGCCACCCAGGACTCCTGGGGATGCCCCTCAATCAGATCCTCAACCAACAGAATGCCGCTTCCTTCCCCGCCAGCAGTCTATTGTCAGCCGCAGCCAAAGCACAGCTagcaaatcaaaacaaactcaGCGCTGCTGGCAACAGCACTGCTGGCAtggctggtggtggtgttggtatGGCAGGCATGggggcaggtggaggaggtaaTGGAGGAAGTAGTGGACACCCCGGCTCTATGAGCGGCCCTCGAGGCATGGAAGGACACAGCACTTTAAACCCAATGCTCCCGCCAAACTCCACCATGCTGCTCAACACTCCAGAGGGCCAGAGTGGTCGGGCAGCTCTTAGAGACAAGCTCATGGCCCAGCAGAGGGACCCCATGCGCAAACGGAGGCAGTCATCTGGCAGTGCTGCTGTAAACCACGACAACAGTAACAACATGGTCTACAACATGCTCAACAAGCGAGGCATGGGAGGACCCCACATGCCGGGGCCCAGTGCCACTGAGCAGCTGCGCAAAGTGGGCCGCCTCGGAAACCTTCCCCCAAACACCTCCATGGCTCAGCTTCTCCAGTCCATGAGCTGCCAGAGCTCACACAACCTGGCTGGGAACAGCCATCGTCCAGGTCTTAGCCCCGGCCCAGGGCCTGGTCCTCAaggagctgcacagctgcactaCAACGACAGCACAGGTATGGTTCCTGGTGGCCCTCAGCAGAATCTCTTAGCTCAGCAGAGGCTGCGGGGTCCAGGAGATGCCATGCAGCACTGCCAGAACATGGACACCTCTGGGGGCCATCTGGCCTCTCGTCCAGGCCAGTTCCCTGACATGATGGCCCAGATGCAGGCGTCCTCCATGAGTAACTGTGGGCCTATGGGGCCAGGAGGTGGACCGGTGGGTCCTGATGGCATGCCGCTGGGACGCCCCAACACTAACCCCCCACCGCTGTCCCATCCAGGCCCTCATCCCTCACAGCAGAACCTCCTTCACGGTATGGGGCGGGCGAACATGCCGGTGATGCCGCATGGAGGTGGTGATGGAAGCTGTGCACAAACCATCTCTGATACAG GCAACGGCTCATCCCTTGGCTGTGGCATGGGTGGGCTGCAGCCACACGTTAACGCCGGTGGAGGTCAGATGTACCAACAGCAGGTCCACCAGGGCATGCAGCAGGGAGTGGCCTCCCACCCAGCCTACCAGGGACAGCAGCACTTCTCTGACAACCCACCCTACACAGACAGCAACAACGCCAACGCTGGCTCCATGGCCTGCCTCTACCAGAACTACCAG GGGATGTTGTCGCACCCACAGTTCGGGGAGGGGCAACAGCCCCAGGGTGAGGGGCTTCAAACAGGCTCTGACAGGGGCCCTGGCGGAGGCCCAGAGTCGGTGGACGCCATCTACAGAGCCGTGGTGGACGCCGCCAGCAAGGGCATGCACGTCACCATAACCACCACAGTGAGCGGGACCACACAGGCGAGTCCGGTGCCTGCCCTCAGTGCCATGAGTGCCTTCACTGCCTCTATAGGGGAGCCCGTCAACCTCCCGAAAGCAGTTAGCACAGTTCTGCACGGGCACCAGGAAGGGGAGGTGTTATCCCAGCAAGCCAGGCCGAGGCAGGTGAGGCTGGGACGGGGTCAGAAGAACATGGATCCAGGGAAGAGCACTCCAGACAGCCACGAAGCCAACGACTACTTCCGCTCTCCTGGCCGTGGGACTCCGAGGGGGCAGTGGGACGGGGAGACGCAGCACGGCGGAGGCTTCGACACTCACAGCAATAACAGCGCTTGGGGTGGTGAGGAGTTTCTGGAGTGCTCTACCCAAGTGAGGAGTAGTCCCTGCATGGAGCGACCCGCCAGCCTGGCCCCCGCCCCACCCTGCCCCACTGAGGGGTCCAATGACCATGGCCTGGCCATGGCGCACGACAAGGCCTTTCTCGACGATGGCTATCGCTTCAACAACTGCAGCCGGACACCTGCAAACTACAAGGAGCGTCTGGAGCAAACGGTGGAGCGCTGCGCCCACATCAACGGCGCCACCCCCCACTTTAACACTCGAGGTTACGGAGAAGTCCTGGGCCCCCCACGACAGGAACTGACGGGGGACGACCAGTCgcccagctcctccaccagcctgGAGGGACCTCTGGCCACAGCCAAAGACTACAGCCACTACAACGGCCACTTCAACGGCATGGCGCCCAGCCCCTCGGACACAAAGAGCCTGAGCAGCGAGGAGGACCTGCGACAGCCGGACTCGCCCTCCTCGGAACTGCTTCACTACCGGTCCAGGACCTTCAACATGGGAGAGCTGGTCTGGGGCCAGCTGAAGGGCTTCCCGTCCTGGCCTGCCAAGCTGGCCGGGGACGAACAAGTGCACAGCGCTGCTATGCAGCTGAGGGAGCAGGCCAAG GTAGAGCCAGAGAAGTTAAAAACACTAACTCACGACTTAGAGGCACTTGACCGAGCCGCCAAAAGAGGCCTGAA CAGACCGGGGAAACTGAATAATCACTTGGAAGCTGCTATCCACGAGGCCATGAGTGAGCTGGATAAGATGTCGGGCACA ATCCCGTCCAGGGATCGTCAGGTGAAGCTCCCCAAGCCTAAGAGGAGGAAGATATCCAGATAA